The DNA sequence AACGGCGTTGTTACACTCGCTTGAGCCAAAGGCCAATGCGTTGATACTGCCGTAAGCCGTGTCTTGGTCACTAGCTACTCGGTTTTCTTCAACAAGAACAATGGCACCTGCGCCTTCACCCACATTCCAACTGCCGTCTTGCGGTTGTCCGAATTTTGGTGCGAGTGACACTGGGCTCACGCTGTTCTTCAGAATCACATGTTCGGCACTGCCACTAAGGTCAACGGCTGCAATCACGACGGCGTCCATGGATTCTTGCGACATTAGGTTTTGCGCGACATCGATACAACGAGCAACCGACTGTTCAGCGGCTGAAATCGTAAACGCAGGGCCGTTAAAGTCCCACAATGAAGAGATACGCGAAGCCATGATATTGCCGATGAAACTGGTGTATTGGTTCAGCTTGGCTGCGTCCATCACACTGTCCATCGCGATGGTTTCTAGCGATTGGTATTCATCTTGTGTTAGCTCAATACCCATGTTGGCAAAGCTGTCAGCCAATTGGCTATGCAGGTTTACGCGTCCACGGAATTGGTGCATCTCAAGCTCAGTTTCCATCGCTACCAGTACAGCAACCTTTTGGCCTGCCACGAGCTTGGCGTCTTTGATGGCTTCGTCTGCCACTTTCATCAGTAGCAACTGCTGAGAGATCAAACGGTCATCTTCATTAGGCGGCACTTTAAAGCGTAGGAAATCGAGATCGAATTGATCGATGTACGCTCCATTTGGAATGCCGTGTAAACCAAATTGACTCAGCAGTTCTGGATGTTGGTCTAAGCCTTTCCAGCGTTTCTTCGGCAATGCAATGAAAGCATCGTTGTTGGTCTCAATCGCTGTGCTTAGCGCATTGATGCTTTGCAGAGAACCGAAGTGAGACGCGAGGCCAGTAATGCTTAAATTGGACGGCTGTAGGCTTGGAGACGCTGACTCTAAAGTCTGGTTTACATGACTGGTGTCTGAATACGCTTCAAGCAATAAGTGAGCGTTACAACCACCGAAACCAAATACAGAAACACCCGCACAGCGCTCTGAGTTGCCCGCTTTACTTGGCCAAGGTTGAACCTGAGTTGGCAGAGTTTGTGAGCCAAATAAACCCTCTGGTGACGATAGTGGCTTGTCCAAATTAATACTTGGAGGAAGCACACCTTCTTTCATCGCGAAGATCATCTTCATGATCCCTGGCATACCCGCCGCAGTCAGTAAGTGACCGAGGTTTGACTTCGCAGAGCCAATCAATGGCGGGTTAGAGCCATTCAATTTGTCAGCAAAGAAACGCTCCATTGAGGTTAACTCAACCTTGTCACCTAATGGCGTGCCGGTTGCGTGACACTCAATCACTTCAATGCTGTCTGGTGTTAGGTTTGATGCCTCGTAAGCGCGTTCAAAGGCTTGTACTTGTCCTTTGCTATTTGGGCTTAATACGAACTGGCCACGGCCATCGTTCGACAAGCCAATACCGCTGACAACTGCGTAAATATTATCGCCATCACGCTCTGCATCAGCTAAGCGTTTTAGGACTAAAACACCAGCACCTTCGCCAGCAAACAGACCTTTACTGTTGCTATCAAACGGAACCGACACGCCGTGGTCTGGGTAAGCGTGGAAGATGGAAAAACCCATGTTGATAAAGAATGGGTCAGCACCGGATACCGCGCCCGCCAACATCATGTCGGCTTTGCCCGTGTTCAAGTAATCACACGCTAACTTCAATGAATACACTGAACTTGCACATGCTGCATCTAGGCTAAGTTGCACGTTGCCTAAACCCAATGCATCAGCCACTAACTTAGAGGCGTTGTGTGCCGCTGCACCATTGATAGGATTGAGGTCTTGCGCGGTTTCATTGGTTGGCAGCAGTGAAAACTGGTCATTAGCCAATTTAGCTTGTAGTGCTTTCTCGACCACCGAGTGATACATCGGCAGAAACAAGTCGTTTGAACGTGTGGTTGGGAACGAAAGGGCACCCATGATCACGCCTGTGCGTTCTAAAATATCGGCATTCAGATCAATGCCTGCGTCGACTAACGCCTTACGACTGGTATCCAAAGCCCATAGGAAACTCTGGTCAACACCGTTGAACGACTCTGCTGTTAAGCGGTAGCCATTGCTATCGAAATTGAAGTTTTCGATGTAGCCGCCTTTGTCACAGTAAAAGCGGTCTGATTCGCCTTGTACGCCCTGATAGCTTTCGGGTTTAGCACCTAACTTTTCAGCGCTTAATGTGGTTCGAGAATCTTTTTTATCTAGCAAGTTTTGCCAAAAGTCTTTTGGTGTATCCGCTTCTGGGTATTGGTTAGCAATACCGACAATCGCGATCTTATTGCACTTCACTTGCTGTTTGTTCTGAGCCTGATTCGATTGAGAACTCATACTAGCTCTCCTTGATGATTCACTGCACTGCCTTGAGACACACCACGTAATTGCTTAGTGGTGATCTGTTGTTTTAGCCCTTGGATAAGAGGCTCGACAGACAATGGGATTTGATGAGTAATGAGCTGACCAATGCATTTGATGAGCGTGACAACATCGTCACCGCCTTTGGCATTGGAAGCGATTGTGCAGTACTGGTCGGCTACGTCGTCGCTACGATTGATCTTGTCGATCAATGTGCTGGTTTGACGATCGGCACCCACTTCAACGAACAGGCGCGCACCTTGCTGACGTGCACTCTGGATCAACGCGGTGAAATCCAGCGTCGAACAGAAAGTGTCGGCAATCGAAAGGGCGATGCTATCGCTGTCGATATTGATTGGTGCGCCAGTCGGTAGACCTGCTGCGCTGATAAAGCGGATATGCTTTGGCAATTCGTCGAACAGTGGTTGCGTGTAAAATTCACGCACTTGGCTATGTTGGCTCAATGCTGGTGTGGTGTGCATTGCGGTAACACGATTCGCGGCAATGCCACGTTTACCCAGTTTCTTGAGTAGTGCACGACATGTGCTTTCACAACCTGCCAGTACGCAGGTGTCACCTTGGATGATAGCGAGATAAGCACGTGGAAACTCTGGCAACAGAGCCTCAATCGCTTGCGCATCACTGCGAACTACAAAGCTATTCCATTGGATGCTTTCGTCGCCGTTCAGCTGCCAATCTTGACGCACGGCGGTGAGCTCACCAGAAATAGCCGTGGTGAAGATAGGGCTAGTTTGAGTCATCTCAATCAACGCATGTGGGTTTTTCCAAACATTCAAGCTGGCCCACATGGAAGCTTCACCCTTGGAGTAACCCAAAGCGAAGTCTGGCTGCACTTTGAATTCATCACACAGCAGTTGTGTTAACAGATAACTACTGCCCACACCTGCAATTGCCAGTTCACTGAGCGACATTTCTTGCGCGTCTTCAGCATAGGTTTTGTCAGCCTGCAGCATCTCTTTCAAGTTACCCTCACGTTCTAAACGAGCAAATAACTGTGGGAAATGGTGGTGAAATTCACGCAACATACCGGGATAAACCGTGCCAACACCAGGGTAAACAAATGCAACACCACCTTTGCTTTGATGCATCGGTGAGAAACAACTGCCTGCTGGCGTTTTGTAGTGGCTATTGTCAGCCATTACTTTTGGCAACGCATTTTCTACCGCTGTGATCTCTTGTATTGCAGCATCAATTGAAGCTGCCTGAATCACGATGTTCGCGCCACGGCCAGCATTGTGCTGAACGCTTTGGAAGTGACTTAGGTTTGAATGCATCAAAGTGGCGATAGCAAGTTCGCTGTCCGATGAATCACTAACGCATTTAAGCTCTGCTCTTAACGAGGCTAGCTGAGAAACCAATCCAGCTTGGTCATTGCTAGAAACCACAAACATCAAACGCTCGCTCGATAGCAAGGGCTTTGGTTCTTGCAAACCGGTCGCTTGAGTCAATATCAGGCTGGTGGCTTTTTGGCTATCGTCACTGAAAGTTAACGCAGCAACACGTGCTTTGTTCGGCTCAGTGAACCAATAATTGTTAGGTAATGAATGGCTCGGTAATGAATCGCTCGGCAATGAACGGCTCGATATTGCATTCACCATATTCAACAACTCATTAAACTGCTGCGAAGCAGATAGGGCAGAGTATTGCTGTTGATGGTTTAAGTCTGAAGCGGGGCGGCGTGACATCTCTAGAGCAAGCTGAACGCTATCTCCATTATCTAGATCGAGAGTTTCGGCAAAGCCCGCTAAATTCGCGTGTGGGTGAATCTTATTCTGAGCAGCATTCAGCGCACTTAACATCAACAATGATGGTGAGTGAGAATCCAAACAGAGTTTAACAGCAGTGCCTTGATTTACAGTCTCAATCGCACGGCTAAGTGCTTGATTAAAATCGCCATCAACCACAACAGTTATCATGTCTGGGAACGAGGGGAATAAGTCGGCAGAAAGCTCAGCCGCGTTTGCTGGCTGAGCTAAAAGAGCGATGCGCAATGGCATCGCTTTATTAGAAGGAACAGTCACTATGACAATTGCTCCTTTTCTGGGTTCTTAGTCGCCTCTTTCTTCGATACTGCTGAGCTAGACTTCGGCAAAAATGCGTCGTTTAAGCTCTTGCTGATGGTGACTTTTGCACCTTTCATTACTGCGCTTAAACGACCATCTTGGTGGTAAAGCGAGATATCAGCTTGCAGCGAACGAGCCGTGCTTTTTATCACGCTCAGCTCTAGCCAACCTTGGCCACCATTGTGCATCGGTGCGTAACAAATAAACTCACCGATTGCAGACGGTAGGCTTGCCGCGCCGTATTTCAATCGAGCCCATACCAGCATTGCTTGCAACAGATAATCTTCAGCAAATGGCTGGCTATCACCAAAGCCTTGCTTAGGAATAAATGATCCGCAGTCGCTGTTTTCAATCTGAGGCAACTGGCATTGAGCCAATAAGCCTAAGTCGTCAAAGCGTTCGACTGAGGTAATACCTTGCAATCTTGGTCCATGAAACAGAGTACCGTCACTGTATAGAGCTTGTGCCGTTGTTACAGGTGCTGAAGTGTTGGCCTCAAAGCGTTTTACTGACGCTTGTTGAACATCTTCAGACACTTGCACAGAGGCAACTTGCAACTGAGCTTGATACTGTGGTCGCCCTTGGCAACTGATCACCGCTTTTAGCTGATCTTTTGATTTAGCATCAGAAGAAAGAACCAGATTCAGTTCTTGCACTTCATCAGTATCAAAAATCACACCCTTAAGCAGTTTGTAGTTGTGAACGCTAACGTTCACCCCTAACAGTTGCTCTGCCACTTCACGCATCCATTGGATGGCACACACTGTCGGTAACACTGGGTTACCAGCAATGCAGTGATCTTGAATGAAAGGCAATGCCTTTGGATCAAGATGACGTGTCACAGTGATGCTTGTATTCAGCGGACTCTTTGCAAGATGCACAGACTCCGCATTAAGCTTTTTTACAGCAGCTTCCTTGTTGTCAGAACCTTGCATGCTCGTACCAACCAGCAATTGAATGCCAGTTTCGTTCAGTAGTTGAGAGCTAAACAGCTCTGCACCTGCTTGAAGAGGAATTACGTACACACCACGTTCTGTGAACATACGTTTCAGTGCTGCGTTGACCATGCCACCGTCCCACGGTCCCCAATTGAAGCTCATCACTTTCGCTTGAGGGTTACGAGCAGATAGTTGTAGAGCCGCTTTGTTTAGGATCTCGTTAGACATCGAGTAATCACTTTGGCCAGTGTTTCCATAGAAACCCGCCGCCGAAGAGAACATCGCAATCAGTTTTAGCTTGCTGCTATCAAGACCACTAAGAACCGCTTCTAGTCCGCCCACTTTCGTGCCGTAAACCATGTTCAGTTCATCAAGCGTTTTATCTTGAATGTGTTTGTCAGCCAGTACGCCTGCACCGTGGATAAGACCCGTGATGCCTTCGAAATTCGCCAGTGTTTTCGCTACTGACTCATGGTTCGACACATCTAGACTTAGGTATTCAGCGCTCGCGCCAATCTCGTTGAAAGCGGCAAGTGCTGCGTTGATTTCAAGGCTGCTCAATACAGGCTTTAGCAAGGAATCAACTTTCTTCGGCGTTGGTTTGTCACCTGTTGCTTGTAGGTGTGCGATAGCCGCTGGTTTTAGCTCTTTCTCTTGCTTGCCTTGTGCCCACTGAGGTAGCTCAGCTGAAGTAATATGCTTACTACGACCTGCAAGAATGAAATGAGATTTACATTGCTTAGCAAGCGTCAGTGCACATTCAAACGTCACGCCTTTAGCGCCACCCGTAACCAGAACTTTGTCGCTCTTGGTGAGTTGAGCGCCTGTGTTTTTAGTTTGTGCAGCACCTGGTGTTGCAGCAATCAATGTTGCACGACCAGATTCACCGTTTTCCGCATGGCTAAGGCCGATTTCAACCGTGTTGGTGTCGATATCGAATAGTTCACCTGTGATAGCTTCAGCTAGGTGACGAGCATCAATAGAAGCGTCAGCATCCAATGCACGGCAGAATACGTTTGACCATTCATGGCTCAGTGTCTTAGTGAGACCAGATAGAGCCGCTTGGTTAAGTTCTGCATTCGCTAGTTGCTTAGCGTCCAGGTAACCAAAGCCACCATCGATACGGCTTAGTGTGAAGAACACGCTGCGACCAGAAATCGCATTCAGTTGGCCATTTAGGTGCTTCGCGAATAAGAACGCTGTCGTCAGTGAAGCTTTTGAGTCTGCATTCAAGTTAACCGCTTGCTCGTTGCTTTGTTTTGCATCAACGATAGCTTGTAGGTGAATGAAGCCAGCAATCAGTTTGTTCGACGTTTTAAGGTCTGCTTCGATGTCTTTAATAACCGAAGTCACACCAGTATCATCAACGCTGTTGAGTGTGTAGCTTGCGATTTCACTGTTTAAAGGTGACGCGGCAGAAAGAGCACTACGCACTACAGCAACTTGAATGCCGTTAGCGGTCAACTTTTCTGCTAGAACACCGGCGTTGTGACCATCATCTGTGATCACGACACAAGCGTCTTTTGAGAAACAATCGACGAGTTTATCTGCCGCTGGTAGCTTTTTTAGCGCCACCTCATTGTGTGGAGGAAGTTCCGCTGTCGCTGTTTCTGCGATAGGCGTTACTGATTCAGCTTTTGGAGTCGCTACGGGTGCAGCAGCGGATAGCTTGCTTTGCATGTAAGTAACGATTTCACCAAGCGTACGACACTCAGCTAGGTCTTCAGGGTTTAGTTCTGGCAGCGTTGGTAGCTGGTCTTGAACCGTACCTAGAATCTCAACGCGTTTAATCGAATCGATACCAAGGTCTGCTTCCATGTCCATCGCTAGGTCGAGCATTTCTGCTGGGTAGCCAGTTTTATCGGCAACTACTTCCATCATTGTTGATTGAACGTGAGCAGGGTTTAGGTCGTTGCTTACGCTTTCTGCAGCGGTTGCAGTTGCTTCTGGAGCAGGTGCAGCATTAGCGCCTAGCTTGCTGTTCATGCCTTTAGTATTCATGTAAGCAACGATTTCACCCAGAGTACGACACTCAGCTAGGTCCTCAGGGTTCAGCTCTGGCAATGTTGGTAGCTGGTCTTGAACCGTACCAAGGATCTCAACACGTTTGATTGAGTCGATGCCAAGGTCTGCTTCCATGTCCATTGCTAGGTCGAGCATTTCTGTTGGGTAGCCTGTTTTATCAGCCACTACGCTCAGCATTGTGCCTTGAACTTGCTCTGCGTTTAAACCGTTTGATACTGCTTGTACTGGTGCAGATGCTTGAGCAGCTACTGGAGCAGAAGCCGGAAGCTTGCTGTTCATGTAGTCAACAATTTCACCTAGAGTGCGACACTCAGCGAGATCTTCAGGGTTTAGCTCTGGAAGAGTCGGTAATTCGTCTTGTACCGTACCTAGGATTTCAACACGCTTGATTGAGTCGATACCAAGGTCAGCTTCCATATCCATTGCGAGGTCTAGCATTTCAGTCGGGTAGCCCGTCTTCTCTGCGACCACTTCTAACATGGTTTTTTGAACGACAGCCGCATCTAAACCGCTAGCTGCTTGAACTGAAGTTGCTGCAGTTTGAGCGACTACAGGTGCCGAAGCCGGAAGCTTGCTGTTCATGTAGTTAACGATTTCGCCAAGAGTACGACACTCAGCTAAGTCTTCAGGGTTTAGCTCTGGAAGAGTAGGCAGTTCATCTTGAACCGTACCAAGAATCTCAACACGTTTAATTGAGTCGATACCAAGGTCTGCTTCCATATCCATTTCTAGATCAAGCATTTCCGTTGGGTAACCGGTTTTCTCAGCAACCACTTCTAGCATGGTTTGTTGAACGACTTTCGCATCAAGACCGTTAGCGGCTTGAACAGGAGCAGCTGCGCTTGGCTGTGCTGCCACAGGCGCTGATGCTGGCATCTTGCTGTTCATGTAAGTAACGATTTCACCAAGAGTACGACACTCAGCTAGATCTTCAGGGTTCAGCTCAGGTAGGTTTGGCATCTCGTCTTGAACGGTACCAAGGATCTCTACGCGCTTGATTGAGTCGATACCAAGGTCTGCTTCCATGTCCATTTCTAGATCAAGCATTTCCGTTGGGTAACCCGTTTTCTCAGCGACCACTTCTAGCATCACTTTTTCAGCATCGGCTGATTGTACTGCTACTGGTGCAGCCACGGGAGCCGGTTGCGCTTTAACTGGAACAGGTTGAGCTGCAACAGGCACTGCCGCTTGAGCCGCTACTTGTGGTGCAGGAACGGCTTTCTGGACTGGAGCTTGCTGAACTGTTGTATTTTGAACTGGCGCAGCTTGTACAGGAGCAGCTTGTACTTGAGCTACAGGCTGTTGAACGATAGCTGTTGGAGTAGCTTGAATTACTGGCTGAGCATTTACTGGCGCAACGAAGGTTGGTTGTGCCGTTTGTACTGAACCTTGCGTCAGCATATTAAGTGCAGAGCTGTTGCTGTGTGCTTGCATCTCGAGGTAATGAGCGTGAGCTTTTAGCGTTTCAGCTTGGTGCTGGTGGAACATTTCCATAGAACGCTGTAGGTTCTCAGGAATTGCTACGCCTGCTGTTGCCATTTTCGCTTGCTCAGACATTAAGGTGTTGAATGTGTCACCATATTGCTGAGGAATCGCCAAGAATTGTTGATGTACTTCTGCTGCTTGTTGTTGAGCATTGAAGAACGACTGCAGTGAGGATTCATCAACCGTTACGTTAGACGGGGCTGTTTGAACCACTTGAGGCTGCTGAGCTGTTGTTGCTACTTGTGCGCTTGGTGCTGGAGCAGCTGACTGTTGTACATTTGAAGCTTGAGGAGCAGCCACAGGTACTTCAACGATTTCTGTTTTAATCACTTCTTTTTCCACGATTTTCTCGACTTCAACTTTCACTTCAACAATCTCAGTCTTTTCGGTGACGTTGCCCGAAGCCAATGATTGATCCATTTTCTTACGAGTAGCAGGGCTGATGTAGTTGGTTGCATTCAGCTTGATGTTCATTGGTGATGCCTTTGCAGGTTCAGCAATGTCAGCTTGGTAAGGGTCAATGTTGTCTAATGAAACACCTGCCACGCACAGTTGAACTGCAGCTAAACGAAGCTGTTGGTCACTGTCGCCTTTAGGGCTTGGGTTGATGCTGATTGCGTAAAGCTCTTCGTTCTTATCAGCCAATGTTTTCTCAACCAGCTTTTGAAG is a window from the Vibrio splendidus genome containing:
- a CDS encoding PfaB family protein, with product MTVPSNKAMPLRIALLAQPANAAELSADLFPSFPDMITVVVDGDFNQALSRAIETVNQGTAVKLCLDSHSPSLLMLSALNAAQNKIHPHANLAGFAETLDLDNGDSVQLALEMSRRPASDLNHQQQYSALSASQQFNELLNMVNAISSRSLPSDSLPSHSLPNNYWFTEPNKARVAALTFSDDSQKATSLILTQATGLQEPKPLLSSERLMFVVSSNDQAGLVSQLASLRAELKCVSDSSDSELAIATLMHSNLSHFQSVQHNAGRGANIVIQAASIDAAIQEITAVENALPKVMADNSHYKTPAGSCFSPMHQSKGGVAFVYPGVGTVYPGMLREFHHHFPQLFARLEREGNLKEMLQADKTYAEDAQEMSLSELAIAGVGSSYLLTQLLCDEFKVQPDFALGYSKGEASMWASLNVWKNPHALIEMTQTSPIFTTAISGELTAVRQDWQLNGDESIQWNSFVVRSDAQAIEALLPEFPRAYLAIIQGDTCVLAGCESTCRALLKKLGKRGIAANRVTAMHTTPALSQHSQVREFYTQPLFDELPKHIRFISAAGLPTGAPINIDSDSIALSIADTFCSTLDFTALIQSARQQGARLFVEVGADRQTSTLIDKINRSDDVADQYCTIASNAKGGDDVVTLIKCIGQLITHQIPLSVEPLIQGLKQQITTKQLRGVSQGSAVNHQGELV
- a CDS encoding type I polyketide synthase; protein product: MSQPETNTPESVDDSRLNKRLKDMPVAIVGMASMFANSRYLNKFWDLISEKIDAITEVPDTHWRPEDYYDSDRTTPDKSYCKRGGFIPKVDFNPMEFGLPPNILELTDTSQLLSLIVAKEVLEDAKLPEGYDRDKIGITLGVGGGQKIAQSLNARLQYPVLKKVFKSSGISDNDSEMLIKKFQDQYIHWEENSFPGSLGNVISGRIANRFDLGGINCVVDAACAGSLAAMRMALSELVEGRSEMMITGGVCTDNSPTMYMSFSKTPAFTTNETIQPFDIDSKGMMIGEGIGMVALKRLEDAERDGDRIYSVIKGVGSSSDGKFKSIYAPRPEGQAKALKRAYDDAGFAPHTLGLLEAHGTGTAAGDVAEFGGLNSVFSENNDEKQHIALGSVKSQIGHTKSTAGTAGLIKAALALHHKVLPPTINVSAPNPKLDIENSPFYLNTQTRPWMKRVDGTPRRAGISSFGFGGTNFHVVLEEYTPEHARGDKYRQRQVPQTLLFSAESRQALINELKQISTQAADAAFKLEALAEQHGLHEVNAKHARLGLVVTDQADLQAQLTQAVSMLESQTKAHWQMPNGTSYRESALIAENGAGKVAALFAGQGSQYLNMGRELACHYPEMRQQLAQADQVFGQHKKTALSQILFPIPTFTPEATKAQEAVLTNTANAQSAIGTVSMGQFDIMTQAGFKADMVAGHSFGELSALCASGVISQDDYYQLAFARGDAMAATPEQGDSGTMFAVILDADKLPAVESCISQFEGVSIANYNAPTQLVIAGPTATVQQAAQTLTEQGFKAIALPVSGAFHTPLVAHAQKPFAAAIDKASFSAPTLPLYSNATGKLHSKDAKAIKKAFKQHMLQSVRFSEQIEAMYEAGARVFVEFGPKNILQKLVEKTLADKNEELYAISINPSPKGDSDQQLRLAAVQLCVAGVSLDNIDPYQADIAEPAKASPMNIKLNATNYISPATRKKMDQSLASGNVTEKTEIVEVKVEVEKIVEKEVIKTEIVEVPVAAPQASNVQQSAAPAPSAQVATTAQQPQVVQTAPSNVTVDESSLQSFFNAQQQAAEVHQQFLAIPQQYGDTFNTLMSEQAKMATAGVAIPENLQRSMEMFHQHQAETLKAHAHYLEMQAHSNSSALNMLTQGSVQTAQPTFVAPVNAQPVIQATPTAIVQQPVAQVQAAPVQAAPVQNTTVQQAPVQKAVPAPQVAAQAAVPVAAQPVPVKAQPAPVAAPVAVQSADAEKVMLEVVAEKTGYPTEMLDLEMDMEADLGIDSIKRVEILGTVQDEMPNLPELNPEDLAECRTLGEIVTYMNSKMPASAPVAAQPSAAAPVQAANGLDAKVVQQTMLEVVAEKTGYPTEMLDLEMDMEADLGIDSIKRVEILGTVQDELPTLPELNPEDLAECRTLGEIVNYMNSKLPASAPVVAQTAATSVQAASGLDAAVVQKTMLEVVAEKTGYPTEMLDLAMDMEADLGIDSIKRVEILGTVQDELPTLPELNPEDLAECRTLGEIVDYMNSKLPASAPVAAQASAPVQAVSNGLNAEQVQGTMLSVVADKTGYPTEMLDLAMDMEADLGIDSIKRVEILGTVQDQLPTLPELNPEDLAECRTLGEIVAYMNTKGMNSKLGANAAPAPEATATAAESVSNDLNPAHVQSTMMEVVADKTGYPAEMLDLAMDMEADLGIDSIKRVEILGTVQDQLPTLPELNPEDLAECRTLGEIVTYMQSKLSAAAPVATPKAESVTPIAETATAELPPHNEVALKKLPAADKLVDCFSKDACVVITDDGHNAGVLAEKLTANGIQVAVVRSALSAASPLNSEIASYTLNSVDDTGVTSVIKDIEADLKTSNKLIAGFIHLQAIVDAKQSNEQAVNLNADSKASLTTAFLFAKHLNGQLNAISGRSVFFTLSRIDGGFGYLDAKQLANAELNQAALSGLTKTLSHEWSNVFCRALDADASIDARHLAEAITGELFDIDTNTVEIGLSHAENGESGRATLIAATPGAAQTKNTGAQLTKSDKVLVTGGAKGVTFECALTLAKQCKSHFILAGRSKHITSAELPQWAQGKQEKELKPAAIAHLQATGDKPTPKKVDSLLKPVLSSLEINAALAAFNEIGASAEYLSLDVSNHESVAKTLANFEGITGLIHGAGVLADKHIQDKTLDELNMVYGTKVGGLEAVLSGLDSSKLKLIAMFSSAAGFYGNTGQSDYSMSNEILNKAALQLSARNPQAKVMSFNWGPWDGGMVNAALKRMFTERGVYVIPLQAGAELFSSQLLNETGIQLLVGTSMQGSDNKEAAVKKLNAESVHLAKSPLNTSITVTRHLDPKALPFIQDHCIAGNPVLPTVCAIQWMREVAEQLLGVNVSVHNYKLLKGVIFDTDEVQELNLVLSSDAKSKDQLKAVISCQGRPQYQAQLQVASVQVSEDVQQASVKRFEANTSAPVTTAQALYSDGTLFHGPRLQGITSVERFDDLGLLAQCQLPQIENSDCGSFIPKQGFGDSQPFAEDYLLQAMLVWARLKYGAASLPSAIGEFICYAPMHNGGQGWLELSVIKSTARSLQADISLYHQDGRLSAVMKGAKVTISKSLNDAFLPKSSSAVSKKEATKNPEKEQLS